Proteins encoded in a region of the candidate division WOR-3 bacterium genome:
- a CDS encoding 30S ribosomal protein S12 produces the protein MPTINQLVRKGRKKIVKKTKAPALTKCPQKRGVCVRVYTTSPKKPNSALRKVARVRLSNGYEVTAYIPGEGHNLQEHSTVLIRGGRVKDLPGVRYHIVRGVLDSAGVEGRKQSRSLYGTKKAKK, from the coding sequence ATGCCCACGATAAATCAGCTCGTGAGAAAAGGAAGAAAGAAAATAGTCAAGAAGACAAAAGCACCCGCGCTGACCAAATGCCCCCAGAAGAGAGGTGTTTGCGTCAGAGTATATACGACGAGCCCGAAAAAACCCAATTCGGCTCTCAGAAAAGTTGCTCGCGTGAGACTCAGCAACGGTTATGAAGTCACCGCGTACATACCCGGTGAAGGTCATAACCTCCAGGAACATTCCACAGTCTTGATCAGAGGTGGAAGGGTGAAGGATCTTCCGGGCGTCAGATATCACATTGTCAGAGGTGTTCTCGACTCAGCGGGCGTCGAGGGCCGCAAGCAAAGTAGATCTCTTTACGGGACAAAAAAGGCAAAGAAATAA
- the rpsG gene encoding 30S ribosomal protein S7, translated as MSRKHKTYKRIIPPDPNFNSELVSKFVNVVMKRGKKGTAETIVYGALDIVAQKLKIADPIEIFEKAVNNVKPTIEVKPRRIGGATYQIPVDVPTNRRIALAIRWLLSSARARSEKTMKERLAAEFIAASNKEGTAIKKKEDTHKMAEANKAFASYMW; from the coding sequence ATGTCCAGAAAACACAAAACGTATAAAAGAATCATACCGCCAGATCCGAATTTCAACAGTGAACTCGTAAGTAAATTCGTCAACGTCGTGATGAAGAGAGGTAAAAAGGGAACGGCCGAAACAATAGTGTACGGCGCTCTAGACATTGTCGCTCAGAAACTTAAAATCGCCGATCCCATAGAAATTTTCGAAAAGGCTGTCAATAACGTCAAACCGACTATAGAAGTAAAACCGAGGAGAATAGGCGGCGCGACATATCAGATTCCCGTGGATGTTCCCACAAACAGACGAATAGCGCTTGCGATAAGATGGCTTCTCAGTTCGGCCAGAGCGAGAAGCGAGAAAACTATGAAGGAAAGACTTGCAGCAGAATTTATAGCCGCGAGCAACAAAGAGGGAACCGCGATAAAGAAAAAAGAAGATACTCACAAGATGGCTGAAGCCAACAAAGCTTTTGCCAGCTACATGTGGTAA
- the fusA gene encoding elongation factor G, with amino-acid sequence MRSIRNIGIIAHIDAGKTTTTERMLFYSGKTHKMGEVDEGSATTDYLDQEKERGITITSAVVSLLWKKANINIIDTPGHVDFTGEVERSLRVLDGSVVIFSAVEGVESQSETVWHQADKYKTPRIVYVNKLDRIGADFKSVVNEIKEKFSQFPLIVNIPYGYEENFTGVADVIERKILVWNRSTDGSSFEIKATDEKTTAEIENQRNFLIDYLSDFNDEIADQFINSGDADNDLIKSEIRKLTIQGKIVPVLCGASRRNVGVQPLLDAVMDYLPSPLDAKEIEVLTAKYGRSKKITLDPENPFLGLVFKIILDEHVGKVHFVRVYEGKLKTKQTVINLTTSKNEVVQKIFRIYADKRVERDVALMGDIVGVTGLKNSFTGNTLSEESRDFLLEEPTFPEPIVSVAVEPKASAHFDRLCETLNLFTQEDPTFKFAEDKETGQLIISGMGELYIDVLAERLKRDFKIPVKLGNPRVAYRESTGKTQKMTSDIIKNIGGKKHTVRVSLEVRPLENHKNVFIVPKDWKFNENNSVRKAVEEYAEEFKSYYFPGPIAGFPLMGVECRLLNVETDEDANETVVLSSLEEVFEKACAAADPVVLEPLMNLEIFVPDDYFGEVIKSLHSLSAEISHIEDKKKYKLVHAQVPLSKTFGYASAIRSLTKGKASYTMQFLKYEKLSEHDKDFLMKKIRGY; translated from the coding sequence ATGAGAAGTATTAGAAATATAGGCATAATAGCCCACATAGACGCGGGTAAGACGACTACGACCGAAAGAATGCTGTTTTATTCCGGAAAGACGCACAAAATGGGTGAAGTAGACGAGGGAAGTGCGACTACGGATTATCTCGATCAGGAGAAAGAAAGAGGGATAACCATCACTTCTGCAGTCGTTTCCCTTTTGTGGAAAAAAGCAAACATAAACATCATAGACACTCCAGGTCATGTTGATTTCACTGGTGAAGTCGAAAGATCTTTGAGAGTTCTGGACGGATCTGTTGTGATTTTCAGCGCGGTCGAAGGCGTGGAATCCCAGTCTGAAACTGTATGGCATCAGGCCGATAAATATAAAACACCGAGAATAGTCTATGTTAACAAACTTGACAGAATCGGAGCGGATTTCAAATCCGTCGTCAACGAAATAAAAGAGAAGTTTTCGCAGTTTCCCCTCATAGTCAACATTCCTTACGGGTACGAAGAAAATTTTACGGGTGTGGCTGACGTGATAGAGAGAAAAATCCTTGTCTGGAACCGTTCGACGGACGGCTCAAGTTTTGAAATTAAAGCTACAGACGAAAAAACAACCGCTGAAATTGAAAACCAGAGAAATTTCCTAATAGATTATCTTTCCGATTTCAACGACGAGATAGCAGATCAGTTCATAAACTCAGGCGACGCCGACAACGATCTCATCAAATCGGAAATCAGAAAATTGACGATTCAGGGAAAAATTGTCCCTGTTCTCTGCGGGGCTTCGCGCAGGAACGTTGGCGTTCAGCCGCTGCTCGACGCAGTGATGGATTATCTTCCTTCCCCTTTGGATGCAAAAGAGATTGAAGTTCTCACCGCAAAATACGGCAGGTCTAAGAAAATCACTCTCGATCCGGAAAATCCCTTCCTCGGTCTTGTTTTTAAAATAATCCTTGACGAGCACGTCGGAAAAGTCCATTTCGTAAGAGTTTACGAGGGGAAATTGAAGACTAAACAAACGGTAATAAATCTGACAACGTCAAAAAATGAAGTTGTCCAAAAAATATTCAGAATATACGCGGACAAAAGAGTCGAAAGAGATGTCGCTTTGATGGGAGACATAGTAGGAGTGACGGGGCTGAAGAACTCTTTCACAGGAAATACTCTGAGCGAAGAAAGCAGGGATTTTCTTCTTGAAGAACCGACTTTTCCCGAACCGATAGTATCTGTAGCGGTCGAACCGAAGGCTTCGGCTCATTTTGACAGACTGTGCGAAACTCTCAATCTTTTTACCCAGGAAGATCCGACGTTTAAATTTGCCGAGGACAAAGAGACCGGACAACTCATCATTTCAGGGATGGGTGAACTATATATTGATGTTCTCGCCGAAAGACTCAAACGTGATTTTAAAATTCCCGTCAAACTCGGAAATCCGAGAGTGGCTTACAGGGAAAGCACAGGTAAAACGCAAAAAATGACTTCGGACATAATCAAGAATATTGGCGGAAAGAAACACACCGTGAGAGTGTCACTTGAGGTAAGACCTCTTGAAAATCACAAAAATGTTTTCATAGTTCCCAAGGATTGGAAATTCAACGAAAATAATTCCGTCAGAAAAGCCGTCGAAGAATACGCCGAAGAATTCAAAAGTTATTATTTTCCAGGGCCTATCGCCGGATTTCCTTTAATGGGTGTTGAGTGCAGACTTCTGAATGTAGAGACCGACGAAGACGCCAACGAGACAGTCGTGTTGTCTTCGCTCGAAGAAGTTTTCGAAAAGGCCTGCGCCGCGGCGGATCCTGTTGTTTTAGAGCCGCTCATGAACCTGGAAATATTCGTTCCGGACGATTATTTTGGTGAAGTTATAAAAAGCCTTCATTCACTCTCTGCGGAAATATCACACATCGAAGATAAAAAGAAATACAAACTCGTTCACGCACAGGTTCCGCTGTCAAAAACATTCGGCTACGCCTCTGCCATAAGAAGCCTTACCAAGGGAAAAGCAAGCTACACCATGCAGTTTTTGAAATATGAAAAACTGTCTGAGCACGATAAAGATTTCCTGATGAAAAAGATCCGCGGTTACTGA